A section of the Oreochromis aureus strain Israel breed Guangdong linkage group 22, ZZ_aureus, whole genome shotgun sequence genome encodes:
- the LOC116324205 gene encoding C3a anaphylatoxin chemotactic receptor-like: protein MVDISDIVDNVAIILYALTVVLGITGNSIVIWVAGFKLKPKVTNVWLVNLAIADLIFCFTRVLSLTQNLFFDHWPFGLFPCKFNGFFKYTNMFCSVFLLAVISLDRVLCIWRPVFTRRRRTLWVARMVAVCVWITAILFSIPYFIHRQMYVDTNNLTKCSVDPKEKAEGYNSTKVALYSIRFLCGFIFPFVVILVCYTLAGVGIRRTRLLGKSRPLRILACLVIAFFLCWAPYHCLLMVKMVDNNNAVVKIWYPVAKGVAYFNSCVNPLLYFCMGLKASDGFRQSVMRVYKRALIDDMDGQMTQSTDRSLD, encoded by the exons ATGGTGGACATCAGTGACATAGTGGATAATGTTGCCATCATTTTATATGCACTGACCGTTGTGCTCGGCATCACGGGGAACTCTATAGTGATCTGGGTGGCTGGATTCAAACTTAAG CCAAAGGTCACCAACGTGTGGCTGGTGAATCTGGCGATAGCAGACCTGATCTTCTGCTTCACACGGGTTCTCTCCCTCACTCAGAACCTCTTCTTTGACCACTGGCCTTTTGGCCTCTTTCCCTGCAAGTTCAATGGCTTCTTCAAATACACCAACATGTTCTGCTCTGTCTTCCTGCTGGCTGTGATCAGTCTGGATCGAGTGCTCTGCATCTGGCGGCCGGTCTTCACAAGGCGCCGACGCACGCTGTGGGTAGCGAGGATGGTGGCAGTCTGCGTCTGGATCACAGCGATCCTCTTCAGCATTCCCTACTTCATCCATCGCCAAATGTACGTGGACACCAACAACCTTACTAAATGTTCTGTGGACCCAAAAGAGAAGGCAGAAGGGTACAACAGCACCAAAGTTGCTCTGTACTCCATCCGCTTCCTGTGCGGCTTCATATTTCCCTTCGTGGTCATTCTGGTCTGTTATACCCTGGCTGGGGTGGGAATCCGACGCACACGCCTGTTAGGCAAGTCCCGCCCCCTGCGTATACTAGCATGTTTGGTCATTGCCTTCTTCCTGTGTTGGGCACCTTACCACTGCCTCCTAATGGTGAAGATGGTGGACAATAATAATGCAGTGGTGAAAATCTGGTACCCTGTAGCAAAGGGTGTTGCCTACTTTAACAGCTGTGTGAACCCGCTGTTGTACTTCTGCATGGGGCTAAAAGCTAGTGATGGCTTTAGGCAGAGTGTAATGAGAGTTTATAAAAGAGCTCTGATAGATGATATGGACGGTCAGATGACTCAGTCCACTGATCGCTCTTTGGATTAA